ATATGACATTGGATAGTTGTTGATTTAAGGAGAAGACTTTTGTTTATTTAATAAAGGGCATGTCTGATCATCCACTAAAACAGGTTTACGAAGAGAAAAAGGAACTCATTGTCTACTGTTGTCATCAAAAACGCTACCTACCAAATTATGTCATAGCCAGTTTTCATCTACCTTATTTCGCTAATTTTGAACCCCTCTGAGATCTGTGGTCTACTTTCCCAGCTTGCCCAGGAAGACCTACCGCGCAACACCATATCCGTGTACCGCTTACCACAGTGATCGTGACCACCCACTACTACCCCCTTCCCCCATTATCACACTTTCCTTTCATTTCTCTTTCAGCGTGGCACTGACACGCTAGGCTCCAGGCTTTCCTTCCACGCACCATTAGTAGGCCTCCAGTCACCTGGCAATCAGAGTACACCCCTGTAGAAAGGATTCTTCTGGAAAATGAGGTCACATACACGATGTGTAAAGCTGGATAACTCATTCCACCTGCAACACTGACAACTGCAGCTCACAGATGATGCAACCCACCAAGTGCCAGCCAGTGGTTGGCGAGCCTCGTTGCTTCCTGTCCCATGAGTTCCAGTCTGTAGAGGACAAAGCACCATTTCTGTCCCTTCCTTTTCAAGAGAACCTTGTGTAAGGCCAGTCACCTATCCCTCCAGTATATCACTGATGGTTTTTCTGTATTGCTTTGCAATCAGTGCAGGTGCAGTCAAGTTGCAGTCATAAGCGCCTGTGTGTACAtttttctccctttcccttGTTTGTGTTGTTGGAAAGAATCTCTTGCCTAATGGTCTTTTGGCAAGGTTCATTTACGAGCGTAGGCTTCCTATGCAGACAAAGAGGTTCCTTGTGCAGAAGTGATCTGAGGTCACAATGCAGTCTGCCAGACTGATGGGACGGATCGCTTATCCATTCACTTCCCTGGCAAGTCTCCATGAGAAGGAAACTGCTTTCAGCCCCTCTTGCTCAATATCACCAGACAACAAAGCAGAAGTCTGGACCATAATCTTATAATGATGTTCCGCAGGTAATGGAAGAAAAGTCCCAAAGTCATCAATGACCTGGCATAACTTTTTCCAATGGACCAAGTGAGCTAGCGTTACTCGTCCGGAGCTCTTGGAAAAGCCAAGGGTGACTTGGTCAACTGCAGAGGTGTCCGATGCATCCTAATGAGCTGGTGTCTTAGGGAAACCTGATCCCAGGTTCTTGAGTTCCCTGAGTTCTCTCTGCGTTCTCTCCCTCTGAATAGCCCTGACCACAGGCATCTGCTTTATGCTGAATGAGGTGGGCTGAATACTCCCAGGACCAGTGCACGTTGGGATGGTAACTCTTCATCAGGGGCTGTTTTAGGAGTGGGCGATATACCGGTTTGATAGTAAAAACCGGTATTGTGCCGCGCCATGATATGGATTTAGCAATATCATGGATACCGCGATTTATTCAGAATTCATAAATTCAAATTTTGCATCAATATTTTTTTGTTCCAAATTTCAACTGAGTGATAGTACTAAGTAGctacatctttttttttatttttttatccaacCTTTCTTGGTTCTTACGAATAAAAGAATGTATGTTAATATGTTGACCTATTTTTATGAGCGCACGTCGCATGCACTTGTTGCACGCATGTAGTGCTAGCAACAAAGAAGTGTGCAGGCAGCTGCAGTTAGGAGGCAGGTTAACTATTGGGGGAAAACTTTACAATCCAGGATGAGCGAAAACACAGAAATTGATGTTGCTCAAGAGCAGGAGGATAAATTGGTTAAGAAGAAAGGGGGCACCTCTGTTGTTTGGAACTGGTTTGGCTTTAAAATCTCCGACCCCGACCAAAACACTACCCTATGCAAGTTGTGTCGTCGTGTTGTCTTAGCAAAAGGTGGAAACACGACCAACCTGTTCAATCACTTAAAAAACATACATGTCCGTGAGTATGAACAATGCACCAGAATGCGTGAGACAGTAAGCCCAGGAGCTCGCCCGAAGACAAGCCAGACTCGCACTCAACAATCAATTATATCATCATTTGCTGCCGGTACTTGCTATGAGAAGACGAGCAAAAAATGGATAGACATCACAGCTGCGATTACAAATCACATAGCGAAGGACATGGTACCGATTCAAACTGTGGAGAAAGAGGGGTTCAGAAAGTTGATTCAAACTCTGGACCCAAGATATGAGATCCCGAGCCGCAAATATTTTAGCCAAAAATGCCTGCCACAGCTTTACACAGAATGCTGGGACAGAGTTTACAGTGAGATAAATAACATTCCATTCTTCTCCACTACTGCCGATCTATGGTCAAGTCGTACCACAGAACCTTATATAAGCCTCACAATCCATTACATAGACGGTGACTGGAAACTGAAAAGTAAGTGCCTACAGACGTCTTATTTCCCAGACGACCACACCGGGGAAATAATTGCAGGTGGGCTGAGGGACATACTGTCGTCCTGGGGATTAAAAGAGTCGCGTCAAGTTTGTATGACGACCGACAGCGGATCGAACATGATCAAGGCATTGCAGCTGAACAAGTGGGCAAACCTTGGATGTTTCGGACACAGGCTGCACAATGCTATTGGTAAGTTTCAGGactgtagcctaggcctacCCTGTATGATGCTTATTATTAAGAAAAAATACAGCTCACATCAGCCATGTACCGTAGGCTAAATCTAAGCACATCAGATTTGTAAAATGTGTAACAGTTGAATGTAAATGCCGTAAATCCTCAAACAAAGATTAAAAGTTATATTGTATTGTGATttctatataaaaatgcattattattaattattattgtaTTGTGATTCGATTATTTTTCACCCTATTATTTTGATTTCTTATTCCCAATTTCCAGAGAGGAGTGTCCAAAACGCTCCCGGGCCACAGGGGTGTGCGATTTCCCGGGCCACAGGGGTTTGCAAAAAGGTGGTTAGCACGTTCTCATACAGCTGGAAAAAGCAGAAGGCCCTGATGACAGCACAGAATGAACTAAGCCTGCCCCTGCACAAGCTCATCACAGAATCTCCGACAAGGTGGGGATCTCGTCTGAAAATGATGGAAAGAGTCCTGGAGCAGGAAAAGGCCATTACACAGGTCCTGGCAGGGGACAAAAAGACACGGCACCTTGTACCTACCTGGCAAGACATCCAGGTCTTGGAATCAGTCACAGCAGCACTGAAGCCACTCCAGGACTTTACAGATGCCCTGTCAGGAGAAGCGTATGTGAGCGTGTCCTATTTGAAGCCTGTCATCAATCTGTTAAATGCAGAGGTTCTAAATCTGAGCAAGGACGATACAGAACTGACCAAAGAGATCAAGATCAAGGTTCTTGATTACTTGAATAACAAGTACACTGACCCTGCAACAGATGAGCTGCTCTCCATGGCTACCTTTCTAGATCCAAGGTTCAAGACCAGGTACATGTCCGCTGAGAAACTGGAGGACATTAAGGTATTTATTCatttgttcttgttttattgcttcaaatgtaaagcactttgggcTGCATTTTATGTATGAaaggtgctatacaaataaagtttaattattttcattttttaagGTGAGAGCTGCCTCAGAGACCGAAGCCCTCCTGGTGGAGAACACAGCCCTGGGAAAATCGTCTCTTGCAGAGGATCACACTGACAGGGAGAAAGAAGCTTCCACTGCTCATCAATCAGGCAAGAAGCCCAAGAAGAGCCTTGGGAGCTTCTTTAAGCAGACCAGCAGTGCACCTGCCTCATGTTCAGAGAGGCAGATCATTGAGCAAGAGCTGAATAGCTACATTCTGGCAACGGCAGCAGACAGCGAGTCTGATCCTTTGGAGTGGTGGCGATTTCACGGATCTAATTTTCCACGTGTGAGTTGTCTGGCAAAGAAATACTTATGCATCCCTGCCACAAGTGCCCCCTCTGAGAGGGCATTCAGCACTGGGGGCAATGTGGTGACATGTCACAGGGCAGCACTAAAGCCAGAAACAGTCAACATGCTGGTATTCCTGGCACGGAACTTGTGAAGAAAGTTCTAGTGAAGATTTGTTGATATTGTTG
This DNA window, taken from Osmerus eperlanus chromosome 6, fOsmEpe2.1, whole genome shotgun sequence, encodes the following:
- the LOC134022896 gene encoding E3 SUMO-protein ligase ZBED1-like, encoding MSENTEIDVAQEQEDKLVKKKGGTSVVWNWFGFKISDPDQNTTLCKLCRRVVLAKGGNTTNLFNHLKNIHVREYEQCTRMRETVSPGARPKTSQTRTQQSIISSFAAGTCYEKTSKKWIDITAAITNHIAKDMVPIQTVEKEGFRKLIQTLDPRYEIPSRKYFSQKCLPQLYTECWDRVYSEINNIPFFSTTADLWSSRTTEPYISLTIHYIDGDWKLKSKCLQTSYFPDDHTGEIIAGGLRDILSSWGLKESRQVCMTTDSGSNMIKALQLNKWANLGCFGHRLHNAIERSVQNAPGPQGCAISRATGVCKKVVSTFSYSWKKQKALMTAQNELSLPLHKLITESPTRWGSRLKMMERVLEQEKAITQVLAGDKKTRHLVPTWQDIQVLESVTAALKPLQDFTDALSGEAYVSVSYLKPVINLLNAEVLNLSKDDTELTKEIKIKVLDYLNNKYTDPATDELLSMATFLDPRFKTRYMSAEKLEDIKVRAASETEALLVENTALGKSSLAEDHTDREKEASTAHQSGKKPKKSLGSFFKQTSSAPASCSERQIIEQELNSYILATAADSESDPLEWWRFHGSNFPRVSCLAKKYLCIPATSAPSERAFSTGGNVVTCHRAALKPETVNMLVFLARNL